One genomic segment of Carassius carassius chromosome 21, fCarCar2.1, whole genome shotgun sequence includes these proteins:
- the LOC132097267 gene encoding phospholipid phosphatase 1, with product MLSYKFSKGSRSVFARMFETKGIFSVCVDVSCVVLAGLPFAILNIQHTPFKRGFFCNDDSIRYPFKEDTISYQLLMGIMIPFALLIIIFSECFSLYLRSRASFSYEYIVCVYKAVGSFVFGAALSQSLTDIAKYTIGRLRPHFLTMCKPDWSLIDCKSGYIENFTCTGDPVIVNEGRLSFYSGHSSFSMYCMLFLALYLQSRLRASWARLVRPTLQFSLIAVCLYVGLSRVSDYKHHWSDVLTGFVQGAAVALFTVFFVSDLFSARHTSDKDEELSHTSLQETSDPLNHYGSTE from the exons ATGCTCAGTTATAAGTTCTCCAAAGGCTCCAGAAGTGTGTTTGCGAGAATGTTCGAGACTAAAGGAATCTTCAGTGTTTGTGTGGACGTCAGCTGCGTGGTGCTCG CTGGACTTCCTTTTGCGATATTGAATATTCAGCACACGCCATTCAAAAGAGGCTTTTTTTGCAACGATGACTCCATCAGGTACCCTTTTAAAGAAGACACCATATCCTACCAGTTACTGATGGGGATAATGATTCCATTCGCGCTGTTGATA ATAATCTTCAGTGAGTGTTTTTCCTTGTATCTGCGGTCCAGAGCTTCTTTCAGTTATgagtatatagtgtgtgtgtacaaGGCCGTAGGATCATTCGTGTTTGGAGCGGCGTTGAGTCAGTCTCTGACTGATATCGCCAAATACACCATCGGCCGTCTGCGACCGCACTTTCTGACCATGTGTAAACCAGACTGGAGCCTCATTGACTGTAAATCTGGTTATATTGAGAACTTCACATGCACAGGAGATCCAGTCATCGTCAATGAAGGCCG GCTTTCCTTTTATTCTGGTCACTCATCATTCTCCATGTACTGTATGCTGTTTCTTGCT CTGTATCTTCAGTCTAGACTGAGAGCAAGTTGGGCTCGACTGGTTCGTCCGACTCTGCAGTTCTCTTTGATCGCTGTGTGTCTTTACGTGGGTCTGTCGCGCGTCTCTGATTATAAACACCACTGGAGTGACGTTCTCACTGGATTCGTTCAGGGAGCCGCCGTGGCACTGTTTACT GTGTTCTTCGTATCGGATCTGTTCAGCGCCAGACACACGTCAGATAAAGACGAGGAGCTCTCACACACGAGTCTTCAGGAGACGTCAGATCCGCTGAACCACTACGGCAGCACAGAGTAA
- the csgalnact1b gene encoding chondroitin sulfate N-acetylgalactosaminyltransferase 1 isoform X1 translates to MQRRWFLGRRAIAALLFCFVLLLYRQVCRSQSQTRSRPPAGEDAFEALLQQHEQRYLQHSRNLTRRISQLKAELQRSALELQEQNQAELEEFLQKQLRRAEVFTGERLPNEFAVLPFESFTLRRVYQLESGLARLPVEGVIGQERRNELNGALEAALHLLNEPQLRHSQQRRVYSPQHFYEGIFRTERDKGTLYDLTFRENSVPDFRRMVFFRPFAPLMKVKEELMDASQILINIIVPLADAVDAFRQFVQHFSDACIRQDGWTHLTVVLFGSEKMHEVKGIVNGMSRRMKYRNVTLIRLNEAFSRGRGLDVGAQAWKRSNVLLLFCDVNTRFNAEFLNSCRMNTGPGQRVFYPVMFSLYNPEVIYGQHIPSAEDQLVIRKDFGFWKDFDFGTTCQYRSDFINTGGFDVSVKGGATEDVHLYRKFLHSSLMVVRAPSRGLFHVWHPTVCHEQSSSETFKLCLQDKALNEASHSQLGQILFHQQINNHLHKYNQHNIKS, encoded by the exons ATGCAGAGGCGATGGTTTCTGGGAAGGCGTGCGATTGCTGCGCTGCTCTTCTGCTTCGTTCTGCTCCTGTATCGTCAGGTCTGCAGGTCTCAAAGCCAAACCCGCTCCAGACCTCCAGCAGGGGAAGATGCATTCGAGGCTTTACTGCAGCAGCACGAGCAGCGCTATCTCCAGCACAGCAGGAACCTCACCAGAAGGATCTCACAGCTGAAAGCAGAGCTGCAGAGATCCGCGCTGGAGCTCCAGGAGCAGAACCAGGCCGAGCTGGAGGAGTTCCTGCAGAAGCAGCTCCGACGGGCCGAGGTCTTCACCGGAGAACGGCTGCCCAATGAGTTCGCGGTGCTACCGTTTGAGAGCTTCACCCTGCGCCGGGTCTATCAGCTGGAGAGCGGACTGGCCAGACTCCCGGTGGAAGGTGTGATTGGTCAGGAGCGCAGGAACGAGCTGAACGGAGCTCTAGAAGCAGCACTGCATCTGCTGAACGAACCTCAGCTCCGACACTCACAGCAGCGCAGGGTTTACTCTCCTCAACATTTCTATGAAG GAATCTTTCGCACAGAGAGGGACAAAGGAACGTTATATGATCTCACGTTCAGAgaaaacagcgttccagactTCAGGAGGATGGTGTTCTTCCGTCCTTTCGCACCGCTGATGAAGGTGAAGGAGGAACTGATGGATGCATCTCAGATCCTCATCAATATAATCGTACCTCTGGCCGACGCAGTGGATGCATTCAGACAATTTGTGCAACATTTCAG TGACGCTTGCATTCGTCAGGATGGATGGACGCATCTCACCGTGGTGCTTTTTGGGTCAGAAAAGATGCATGAAGTGAAAGGAATTGTGAATGGAATGTCAAG gagaaTGAAATACAGGAACGTGACTCTGATCCGTCTGAACGAAGCCTTCTCCAGAGGACGAGGCCTGGATGTCGGCGCTCAAGCCTGGAAGCGAAGCAACGTCCTCCTGCTTTTCTGTGATGTGAACACTCGGTTTAATGCGGAGTTCCTGAACTCCTGCCGTATGAACACAGGACCAG GTCAAAGGGTGTTTTATCCAGTAATGTTCAGCCTGTATAATCCAGAGGTCATCTATGGTCAACATATTCCTTCTGCTGAAGATCAGCTG GTGATCAGAAAAGATTTTGGCTTCTGGAAGGATTTTGACTTTGGGACGACGTGCCAGTATCGATCAGACTTCATCAACACAG GTGGATTTGATGTGTCTGTGAAAGGCGGAGCTACAGAAGATGTTCATCTCTACAGAAAGTTCCTCCACAGCAGTCTGATGGTGGTTCGCGCTCCATCACGTGGCCTGTTTCACGTGTGGCATCCGACCGTCTGTCACGAGCAGTCTTCCAGTGAGACGTTTAAACTGTGTTTGCAGGATAAAGCACTAAACGAGGCGTCTCACAGTCAGCTGGGACAAATCCTCTTCCACCAGCAGATCAACAATCATCTACACAAATACAACCAACACAATATCAAGTCATGA
- the spinb gene encoding spindlin b: protein MECVYRSRVNQHRSRETGVRGVSGGRSIMKKKSSHKHKHMHHSSLGESIVGCRIQHNWKEDVCSPVSRWTGTVLVQVSVNSSLYLIKYDGVDCVYGLEIFRDQRVQNLEIFPGEIASFRVSDTRLADQLLGRPVVHLFETDEGSKDEWRGLVLSRAPSMPAWFFITYEKDPMLYMYQLTQDYKDGDLRILPDPDDRAELREPGEACDSLVGKQVECENQDGTQRMGTIIQQVQSKPSVYFIKFDDDYHIYVYDMVGS from the exons ATGGAGTGTGTGTACAGAAGCCGTGTGAACCAGCATCGCTCCAGAGAAACCGGAG TTCGAGGTGTATCTGGTGGCCGCTCCATAATGAAGAAAAAGAGCTCTCACAA GCACAAACACATGCATCACAGTTCTCTCGGTGAAAGCATTGTGGGCTGTCGAATACAACACAACTGGAAGGAAGACGTCTGCAGTCCTGTCTCTCGCTGGACGGGGACCGTACTAGTCCAAGTGTCTGTCAACTCGTCTCTGTACCTCATCAAGTACGATGGAGTGGACTGCGTCTACGGCCTGGAGATCTTCAGAGATCAGAGGGTGCAGAATCTGGAGATTTTCCCCGGGGAGATCGCCTCGTTTCGGGTCAGTGACACTCGTCTGGCGGATCAGCTGCTGGGACGGCCCGTGGTTCACCTGTTTGAGACGGACGAGGGCTCCAAGGACGAGTGGAGAGGTCTGGTGCTCTCCAGGGCTCCCAGCATGCCTGCATGGTTCTTCATAACTTATGAGAAAGACCCCATGCTGTACATGTACCAGCTGACGCAGGATTATAAAGACGGGGACCTTCGGATACTTCCAGATCCAG ATGATCGGGCGGAGCTCAGAGAGCCGGGTGAAGCGTGTGATTCGCTGGTTGGGAAGCAGGTGGAGTGTGAGAATCAGGACGGCACACAGAGGATGGGAACCATCATCCAGCAGGTTCAGTCCAAACCCTCCGTCTACTTCATCAAGTTCGATGACGACTATCACATCTACGTCTATGACATGGTTGGATCATGA
- the csgalnact1b gene encoding chondroitin sulfate N-acetylgalactosaminyltransferase 1 isoform X2, which yields MQRRWFLGRRAIAALLFCFVLLLYRQVCRSQSQTRSRPPAGEDAFEALLQQHEQRYLQHSRNLTRRISQLKAELQRSALELQEQNQAELEEFLQKQLRRAEVFTGERLPNEFAVLPFESFTLRRVYQLESGLARLPVEGVIGQERRNELNGALEAALHLLNEPQLRHSQQRRVYSPQHFYEGIFRTERDKGTLYDLTFRENSVPDFRRMVFFRPFAPLMKVKEELMDASQILINIIVPLADAVDAFRQFVQHFSDACIRQDGWTHLTVVLFGSEKMHEVKGIVNGMSRRMKYRNVTLIRLNEAFSRGRGLDVGAQAWKRSNVLLLFCDVNTRFNAEFLNSCRMNTGPGQRVFYPVMFSLYNPEVIYGQHIPSAEDQLVIRKDFGFWKDFDFGTTCQYRSDFINTGGATEDVHLYRKFLHSSLMVVRAPSRGLFHVWHPTVCHEQSSSETFKLCLQDKALNEASHSQLGQILFHQQINNHLHKYNQHNIKS from the exons ATGCAGAGGCGATGGTTTCTGGGAAGGCGTGCGATTGCTGCGCTGCTCTTCTGCTTCGTTCTGCTCCTGTATCGTCAGGTCTGCAGGTCTCAAAGCCAAACCCGCTCCAGACCTCCAGCAGGGGAAGATGCATTCGAGGCTTTACTGCAGCAGCACGAGCAGCGCTATCTCCAGCACAGCAGGAACCTCACCAGAAGGATCTCACAGCTGAAAGCAGAGCTGCAGAGATCCGCGCTGGAGCTCCAGGAGCAGAACCAGGCCGAGCTGGAGGAGTTCCTGCAGAAGCAGCTCCGACGGGCCGAGGTCTTCACCGGAGAACGGCTGCCCAATGAGTTCGCGGTGCTACCGTTTGAGAGCTTCACCCTGCGCCGGGTCTATCAGCTGGAGAGCGGACTGGCCAGACTCCCGGTGGAAGGTGTGATTGGTCAGGAGCGCAGGAACGAGCTGAACGGAGCTCTAGAAGCAGCACTGCATCTGCTGAACGAACCTCAGCTCCGACACTCACAGCAGCGCAGGGTTTACTCTCCTCAACATTTCTATGAAG GAATCTTTCGCACAGAGAGGGACAAAGGAACGTTATATGATCTCACGTTCAGAgaaaacagcgttccagactTCAGGAGGATGGTGTTCTTCCGTCCTTTCGCACCGCTGATGAAGGTGAAGGAGGAACTGATGGATGCATCTCAGATCCTCATCAATATAATCGTACCTCTGGCCGACGCAGTGGATGCATTCAGACAATTTGTGCAACATTTCAG TGACGCTTGCATTCGTCAGGATGGATGGACGCATCTCACCGTGGTGCTTTTTGGGTCAGAAAAGATGCATGAAGTGAAAGGAATTGTGAATGGAATGTCAAG gagaaTGAAATACAGGAACGTGACTCTGATCCGTCTGAACGAAGCCTTCTCCAGAGGACGAGGCCTGGATGTCGGCGCTCAAGCCTGGAAGCGAAGCAACGTCCTCCTGCTTTTCTGTGATGTGAACACTCGGTTTAATGCGGAGTTCCTGAACTCCTGCCGTATGAACACAGGACCAG GTCAAAGGGTGTTTTATCCAGTAATGTTCAGCCTGTATAATCCAGAGGTCATCTATGGTCAACATATTCCTTCTGCTGAAGATCAGCTG GTGATCAGAAAAGATTTTGGCTTCTGGAAGGATTTTGACTTTGGGACGACGTGCCAGTATCGATCAGACTTCATCAACACAG GCGGAGCTACAGAAGATGTTCATCTCTACAGAAAGTTCCTCCACAGCAGTCTGATGGTGGTTCGCGCTCCATCACGTGGCCTGTTTCACGTGTGGCATCCGACCGTCTGTCACGAGCAGTCTTCCAGTGAGACGTTTAAACTGTGTTTGCAGGATAAAGCACTAAACGAGGCGTCTCACAGTCAGCTGGGACAAATCCTCTTCCACCAGCAGATCAACAATCATCTACACAAATACAACCAACACAATATCAAGTCATGA